A single window of Carassius gibelio isolate Cgi1373 ecotype wild population from Czech Republic chromosome A19, carGib1.2-hapl.c, whole genome shotgun sequence DNA harbors:
- the LOC127935207 gene encoding uncharacterized protein LOC127935207, which produces MLGDRTFELCRMDAHHNIIILNLHGITPRDIKECLELNRSAVYVRIKAEDQPTFTVHNQAPLPVTPNSTPFTRQRQSDSLLPDNSHVPPTEERPVYLSPGRIPLSTAQQTRNGSSRLSSQVYNDVSCEDSDCVFVEETRLAEARGQNPEVPSFERRVETIEQTRTLRRSQDIEYLEALNRDQQRDQERATQRLSLERSEEAAQLMEERRLNALMERRSRLCPEPSDGFRIQLKYCDGSMKSRRFLPTQSLQILMDYAGNDNSASEIFWLSMPSAGTRLSSTMTGTLEEHNLTTPCTLFVQWLEGDEVEQILFNSPNPESNIDEWPEEEHIGQIDSSVNTKQRAIEILTELTNKLNLEDRHTSNMINACRDDIYGSAKRAFTRRLFDPYKPLGVVFMDLGNNSEGAVDDGGPTREFCRLLMKDIQNRCLFEGPDHSKLLALDSHAISKGDYKLLGKMISICLIHGGVAPHFFAPRLFSLVVGEATEDVDLTEIVDEMFRSQLQKIQDAITIEETREALEEASNSLSLLGSLNIQCRTLEDRETVVQCAAKFYLEGRLNAAMEQFVDGLGCLGLHAAMKANPIHIRYLFLAKEDLLTAKDLIDIFSPLFAEEGSNHRHTEIRTYAWFRDFLIDVEGGEMQVEQSKCLTLQEVLAFTSGLEELPPLGFKNQPIIEFMHTDRKFPEANTCDVVLRLPVHRSYEEFCNHMCSGILQATEFGMA; this is translated from the exons ATGCTTGGTGATAGAACATTCGAGCTTTGTCGGATGGATGCCCATCATAACATCATCATCCTGAATTTGCATGGCATCACACCACGTGACATAAAAGAGTGCCTTGAATTGAATAGGTCTGCGGTTTACGTCAGAATCAAG GCTGAGGACCAACCTACTTTTACTGTGCACAACCAGGCACCCTTACCTGTAACGCCAAATTCCACTCCCTTTACCAGACAAAGACAGTCAGACTCTCTGTTACCTGACAACAGCCATGTGCCCCCCACAGAAGAAAGACCAGTGTACCTGTCACCAGGAAGGATACCCTTAAGCACTGCACAGCAAACTAGAAATGGCTCAAGCAGATTGTCAAGTCAGGTGTATAATGATGTCAGTTGTGAGGATTCagactgtgtgtttgtggag GAAACACGACTGGCAGAGGCTAGAGGGCAAAATCCAGAGGTGCCATCTTTTGAACGGAGAGTGGAA ACTATAGAACAGACACGGACACTAAGGAGAAGCCAGGACATAGAATACCTGGAGGCCCTCAACAGAGACCAGCAAAGGGACCAGGAGAGGGCAA CGCAGAGATTGTCTTTGGAGCGTAGCGAGGAAGCTGCACAGTTGATGGAAGAGAGGAGACTGAAT GCCTTAATGGAAAGACGCAGTCGCCTGTGTCCTGAACCTTCAGATGGCTTCAGAATCCAGCTCAAATACTGTGATGGTTCCATGAAGTCGAGGCGGTTCCTACCTACACAGTCATTGCAG aTCCTTATGGATTACGCTGGCAATGACAACTCGGCCAGTGAAATATTCTGGTTGAGCATGCCAAGTGCAGGCACACGGCTATCAAGCACTATGACTGGAACTCTTGAAGAACATAACTTGACTACACCTTGCACATTATTTGTTCAGTGGTTGGAAGGAGATGAGGTGGaa CAAATCCTTTTCAACTCTCCAAATCCTGAATCCAACATTGATGAATGGCCAGAGGAGGAACACATTGGCCAAATAGACTCATCAGTAAACACCAA GCAACGTGCTATAGAGATACTCACGGAGCTCACCAACAAACTTAATTTGGAGGATCGACACACGTCTAATATGATTAATGCATGCAGAGATGACATTTATGGATCTGCAAAACGTGCATTCACTAGACGCCTGTTCGACCCATATAAGCCACTGGGAGTCGTGTTTATGGATCTTGGCAATAACTCAGAAGGGGCAGTGGATGATGGTGGCCCAACAAGGGAATTTTGTCGACTCCTAATGAAGGATATACAGAACAGGTGCCTATTTGAAGGGCCAGATCATTCAAAATTACTGGCCCTGGATAGTCATG CCATCTCAAAAGGGGATTACAAATTGCTTGGGAAAATGATCAGTATCTGCCTGATTCATGGTGGTGTAGCACCCCACTTCTTTGCACCACGACTGTTCAGTCTGGTTGTGGGTGAGGCTACAGAAGATGTGGACCTGACAGAAATTGTTGATGAGATGTTCAGGAGCCAGCTGCAGAAG aTCCAAGATGCCATAACCATCGAGGAGACCAGGGAGGCTTTAGAAGAGGCTTCAAACAGCCTTTCTCTCCTTGGGTCTTTAAACATCCAGTGTCGGACTCTGGAAGACAGGGAGACAGTCGTCCAGTGTGCAGCAAAGTTCTACCTGGAGGGGCGACTTAATGCTGCAATGGAACA GTTTGTGGATGGTCTGGGCTGTCTAGGGTTGCATGCTGCAATGAAGGCTAATCCGATACATATCAGGTATCTGTTCCTGGCCAAAGAGGACCTGCTGACTGCCAAGGACCTTATTGACATATTCAGCCCACTCTTCGCAGAGGAGGGAAGCAATCACAGGCACACTGAAATAAGAACATATGCTTGGTTCCGTGACTTTTTGATAGATGTGGAAG GTGGAGAAATGCAAGTGGAGCAAAGTAAATGCCTCACTCTGCAGGAGGTTCTTGCTTTTACTTCTGGGCTGGAGGAGTTGCCCCCACTGGGGTTCAAAAACCAGCCAATAATTGAATTTATGCATACTGACCGCAAATTCCCTGAAGCCAATACATGTGATGTAGTCCTCCGCCTACCAGTGCACAGAAGTTATGAGGAGTTCTGCAACCACATGTGCAGTGGGATATTGCAGGCCACAGAATTTGGAATGGCATAA